A window of the Halostagnicola kamekurae genome harbors these coding sequences:
- a CDS encoding potassium channel family protein translates to MYIIVVGAGDIGIPLIDIATRSGNEVVVIENDPKRADHAAGEYDCLILNDDATAHEALIDAGIGKADALISTTDRDATNIMVCLLAQEHDVPAIVSVVHDPEHMNVFRQIGVNTMENPQELIAEYLYRSVARPAIVDYMRIGEQAEVFEITVSENAPIAGKTILEAADEEILPDDVLIVAIEREGQDPPLTPQGDTKIHTDDLLTVYSGFGATAELTDVFGHQKD, encoded by the coding sequence ATGTACATCATCGTCGTGGGTGCGGGTGATATCGGCATTCCGCTGATCGATATTGCGACCCGATCGGGGAACGAGGTCGTCGTTATCGAGAACGATCCCAAACGCGCGGATCACGCCGCTGGTGAGTATGATTGTTTGATCCTCAACGACGACGCCACGGCCCATGAGGCGCTCATCGATGCTGGGATTGGGAAAGCTGACGCCCTTATCAGCACGACTGACCGAGATGCGACCAATATCATGGTGTGTCTGCTTGCCCAGGAACACGATGTTCCCGCAATCGTCTCGGTCGTTCACGACCCCGAACATATGAACGTGTTCCGTCAGATCGGGGTCAACACAATGGAGAACCCGCAGGAACTCATTGCCGAATACCTGTATCGGTCAGTGGCACGCCCGGCAATCGTCGATTACATGCGAATCGGCGAGCAGGCGGAAGTGTTCGAAATCACGGTGAGCGAGAACGCACCAATCGCTGGAAAGACGATTCTCGAGGCAGCAGATGAGGAAATCCTCCCTGACGATGTTCTGATCGTTGCGATCGAACGCGAAGGGCAAGATCCACCACTGACCCCGCAGGGAGATACGAAGATCCACACTGACGATCTACTGACGGTCTATTCAGGGTTCGGTGCCACGGCCGAACTCACGGACGTATTCGGCCACCAGAAAGATTAG
- a CDS encoding TrkH family potassium uptake protein → MNGAVETIGRDLGRIFEALAGLLFVSVLVPLVWGEYWTIPALLVSGTLPFVIGYSLTSRFQGAAQPGKLHGMIIAAMGWFCVALFGSLPFLLISWTAELAPAVLGTPAQSPTLAAFTKPLNAVFESMSGFTGTGLTMTDNEEVLPRTLQWWRSFIEWIGGVGVIVLTTAVLSRPGSGSLTLYESEARSERIHPSIVSTVQTIWWIFLLFTFVSILLLWAVGMPIWGAINHGMTGLSTGGFSIMDNSIATYDSAAIDFALLPVMLLGSIAFPVHYLILQGDLRNLYTDLQTRWVFIYMSVGTIALTGMIYATGTYDTLFSAFRYGSFQFVSAATCAGFQTAVDTTNVALGRWPVQAQLTVVFGMIVGGAAGSTAGGIKLIRSLTLLKGIRFRISEVFYPNSAVRRLKINGRRLDEQEVRQEFEEAAIIGFLWFVFLAIGTFVLLLSLPQGEYALENVIFEVASAQGNVGLSAGITGPESLPTPGKIMFLFNMWIGRLEIIPVLVTLRTVFDRGGLYQ, encoded by the coding sequence ATGAACGGAGCGGTAGAAACAATCGGCCGGGACCTCGGGCGAATATTTGAGGCCCTCGCCGGGTTATTGTTCGTCTCAGTACTCGTGCCGCTCGTTTGGGGTGAGTACTGGACGATACCCGCGCTGTTGGTCTCCGGAACGCTTCCCTTTGTTATCGGCTACAGTTTGACATCGCGGTTCCAGGGTGCGGCTCAACCCGGGAAACTACACGGGATGATCATCGCCGCGATGGGGTGGTTCTGCGTTGCACTCTTTGGCTCGCTGCCGTTCCTCCTCATCTCGTGGACGGCTGAACTCGCGCCTGCAGTACTCGGAACGCCAGCACAATCGCCGACGCTCGCAGCGTTTACCAAGCCGCTCAATGCTGTGTTCGAGAGCATGAGCGGTTTTACTGGCACTGGATTGACGATGACGGACAACGAGGAAGTCTTGCCACGAACGCTGCAATGGTGGCGATCGTTCATCGAGTGGATCGGTGGTGTCGGTGTGATCGTCCTCACGACGGCGGTTCTCTCGCGGCCCGGCAGTGGTTCGCTGACCCTCTATGAAAGCGAGGCCCGTTCCGAACGAATCCATCCAAGTATCGTCTCGACCGTACAGACGATTTGGTGGATCTTCCTTCTATTTACGTTCGTCTCTATCTTACTGCTGTGGGCCGTTGGCATGCCGATCTGGGGGGCGATCAATCACGGGATGACGGGACTTTCGACCGGCGGATTTTCTATCATGGACAACTCGATCGCCACCTACGATAGCGCCGCCATCGACTTCGCACTCCTGCCGGTCATGCTGCTCGGCAGCATTGCGTTTCCGGTCCACTATCTCATCTTGCAAGGCGACCTTCGAAATCTCTATACAGACCTGCAGACGCGGTGGGTGTTCATCTACATGAGCGTTGGAACGATCGCACTCACCGGAATGATTTATGCGACTGGCACGTACGACACGCTGTTTTCGGCGTTTCGTTACGGCTCATTTCAGTTCGTTTCGGCGGCGACCTGCGCCGGCTTCCAGACCGCCGTCGACACGACTAACGTGGCCCTTGGCCGGTGGCCAGTTCAAGCGCAACTCACCGTCGTCTTCGGAATGATCGTTGGTGGCGCAGCTGGATCGACAGCCGGCGGAATCAAGCTAATTCGGTCGCTCACGTTGCTGAAGGGCATCCGTTTTCGCATCTCCGAGGTATTCTATCCCAACTCAGCCGTTCGGCGGTTGAAAATCAATGGGCGTCGTCTCGACGAGCAGGAAGTCCGTCAGGAGTTCGAAGAAGCAGCGATCATCGGCTTCCTCTGGTTTGTGTTCCTCGCCATCGGTACCTTTGTCCTCCTTCTCTCCCTTCCACAGGGTGAGTACGCCCTCGAGAACGTCATCTTTGAGGTTGCAAGCGCTCAGGGCAATGTCGGTCTCTCTGCTGGCATCACTGGCCCAGAATCGCTCCCGACACCCGGCAAGATCATGTTCCTGTTCAATATGTGGATTGGCCGTCTCGAAATCATCCCCGTGCTCGTTACGTTACGAACGGTTTTCGATCGCGGAGGGCTATACCAATGA
- a CDS encoding HalOD1 output domain-containing protein translates to MERSPASGDERSTELVVEIVDTLEACGLDPDSYQLYDYVDVEALEQVCASSNGDIEIRFTVEGIRIAVTPDTVTVLLGESATASE, encoded by the coding sequence ATGGAACGCTCACCGGCAAGTGGGGACGAACGATCAACAGAACTCGTCGTCGAAATCGTCGACACTCTGGAAGCATGTGGTCTCGATCCTGATTCCTACCAGCTGTACGATTACGTTGATGTCGAGGCACTCGAGCAAGTGTGTGCTTCCTCGAACGGGGATATTGAAATCCGATTCACTGTTGAAGGCATTCGGATCGCTGTGACACCGGATACCGTCACCGTCCTACTCGGTGAATCTGCGACTGCGTCGGAGTAG
- a CDS encoding winged helix-turn-helix domain-containing protein translates to MRFDADWMSRADDRILEHLADDGPDTPKEMADSDRVRFSRQHINARCKKLVGYGLLLHLGNGVYEITRDGEHYLAGDLDARDLELE, encoded by the coding sequence ATGCGCTTTGATGCCGACTGGATGTCACGCGCCGATGATCGAATTCTCGAACATCTCGCTGATGACGGGCCTGATACGCCCAAAGAGATGGCTGACAGCGACCGTGTGCGCTTCTCTCGACAACACATCAATGCCCGGTGCAAGAAACTCGTCGGATATGGGCTTCTTCTCCACCTCGGAAACGGCGTCTATGAGATTACTCGTGACGGAGAACACTATCTCGCTGGCGACCTCGATGCTCGAGACCTCGAACTCGAGTAA
- a CDS encoding FAD-dependent oxidoreductase, which yields MAQETPEVAIIGGGICGLTTALAFEQRGWTPTVYEAASGYRPIGAGLLLQTNALLVFNRLGIAERIRTAGVPLSDSLIRSSSGRVLTRFDLDQVERSQFGYGFVAIHRAELQRILLEELDTEVHTGMTCEAVATADPPAARFTDGTQIQPDILIGADGINSAVRDAIAADIELQALESIVYRAVSTVDLPDDYRTQGVEVWGNGTYTGGAPIDTDRFYWFATAPGPTPSDSTTPAETIATLRDRYTDYPEPIPTVVDSLDPDDVFVTGLEDVPALETWSRGSVVIAGDAAHGMLPFAGQGAAQAIEDALALVHALDTHDDPAIAFDAFEAERKPRADRIRSESHRLGTFGTMQSRVGTRARNLVVKLLPDTVFRRSRRRRAAQTSLPEEI from the coding sequence ATGGCACAAGAGACACCCGAAGTGGCGATTATCGGCGGCGGTATCTGTGGACTCACCACAGCCCTCGCGTTCGAACAGCGTGGCTGGACACCAACGGTCTATGAAGCCGCATCCGGATATCGGCCTATCGGCGCTGGACTGTTGCTACAGACCAACGCACTCCTCGTTTTCAATCGGCTCGGAATCGCCGAACGTATCCGCACTGCAGGGGTCCCCCTCAGCGACAGTCTGATTCGTTCCTCCAGCGGGCGCGTTCTCACTCGGTTCGATCTTGATCAAGTTGAGCGAAGTCAGTTTGGATATGGGTTCGTCGCAATCCACCGTGCTGAACTCCAACGAATACTCCTCGAAGAGCTCGATACCGAGGTTCACACCGGAATGACGTGTGAGGCTGTTGCCACGGCTGACCCACCAGCGGCTCGATTCACCGACGGCACGCAAATTCAGCCGGATATCCTCATCGGGGCTGACGGCATCAACTCCGCAGTTCGTGACGCAATCGCTGCGGACATCGAACTGCAGGCGCTGGAGAGTATCGTCTATCGAGCTGTTAGCACCGTCGACCTCCCCGACGACTACCGTACACAGGGAGTCGAAGTCTGGGGGAACGGGACCTACACTGGCGGAGCACCGATCGACACGGATCGATTCTACTGGTTCGCCACAGCACCCGGCCCAACACCATCCGATTCGACTACTCCCGCGGAAACGATAGCGACACTCCGTGATCGATACACCGACTATCCGGAGCCGATCCCTACCGTAGTCGACTCACTCGATCCCGACGACGTCTTCGTCACCGGTCTCGAGGACGTCCCAGCCCTGGAGACGTGGTCTCGTGGATCGGTCGTCATCGCCGGAGACGCAGCCCACGGGATGCTACCGTTCGCAGGACAGGGCGCAGCACAGGCCATCGAGGACGCGCTTGCGTTGGTCCACGCGCTCGACACGCACGACGATCCCGCGATAGCGTTCGATGCATTCGAAGCCGAACGAAAACCGAGAGCTGACCGGATTCGGTCTGAATCCCACCGGCTCGGAACGTTCGGGACGATGCAGTCACGTGTCGGCACTCGGGCACGCAATCTCGTTGTCAAGCTGCTTCCGGACACTGTCTTCCGTCGATCGCGTCGTCGCCGAGCAGCTCAGACGTCGCTCCCAGAAGAAATATAA
- a CDS encoding helix-turn-helix domain-containing protein: protein MRYLTVHVRPTDEGTFHPLAKQLVDEPSITREAIRSVELLADGTVLLFAEGSGDRNRYEEIMESSEFVIDYLVSGGDQWLAVSQFEPTDTTRRMLERQRESDLIIETPIHFNADGSLRVTYLGSDKAFQKLVQKDTEELPITYEVTETGEYVPDEAAFTRILTMRQREVLKTAVEMGYYSVPRESTLDDVAAVVGIAPTTAGDHLRKVEERVFESLVR from the coding sequence ATGCGGTATCTCACGGTCCATGTTCGTCCGACCGACGAGGGTACGTTCCATCCGCTTGCGAAGCAGCTCGTGGACGAGCCGTCGATCACTCGAGAAGCGATTCGTAGCGTCGAACTGCTAGCCGATGGGACCGTGCTATTATTCGCTGAAGGGAGCGGCGATCGGAATCGATACGAAGAGATCATGGAGAGTTCTGAATTCGTCATCGATTATCTCGTCTCGGGGGGAGACCAATGGCTAGCGGTCAGCCAGTTCGAACCGACCGACACAACGCGTCGGATGCTGGAACGCCAACGCGAGTCGGATCTCATCATCGAGACCCCGATTCATTTCAATGCTGACGGGTCGCTTCGAGTAACGTATCTGGGGAGCGATAAAGCGTTCCAGAAACTCGTCCAGAAAGACACGGAAGAACTCCCGATCACGTACGAGGTCACCGAAACAGGCGAATATGTTCCGGACGAAGCGGCATTCACACGGATCTTAACAATGCGCCAACGGGAAGTGCTTAAGACGGCCGTCGAGATGGGATACTATAGTGTACCTCGCGAATCGACGCTCGATGATGTGGCAGCAGTTGTAGGGATTGCGCCGACGACCGCTGGAGATCACCTCCGAAAAGTCGAAGAACGTGTTTTCGAGTCTCTCGTACGGTGA
- the dhaK gene encoding dihydroxyacetone kinase subunit DhaK, with protein sequence MKKLINDPENVVDEMLDGMVAAYPDRLRRLDGTNVLVRNDAPVDDKVGIVSGGGSGHEPTHAGYLGNGMLDGAAAGEVFTSPTADEINEMIQACDAGEGVLCVVKNYEGDVMNFDTAAEMAAMEDVDVEQVVVNDDVAVEDSTYTSGRRGVCGTIFVHKVAGAAAERGEDLAEVQRVAEKAVDNVGTMGMALTSCVTPEKGEPTFDLGDDEIELGIGIHGEPGVERTDMMDADEIATELTTAVLEDVEPDGEVATIVNGMGGTPLSELFIVNRAVQDHLEDESIETWGTWVGEYMTSLEMAGCSVTVLDLDDELKGLLSDPANTPAFTV encoded by the coding sequence ATGAAGAAGCTTATCAATGATCCGGAAAACGTAGTAGACGAGATGCTCGACGGGATGGTCGCGGCGTACCCGGACCGACTGCGTCGACTGGACGGGACGAACGTACTCGTTCGAAATGACGCCCCCGTCGACGACAAGGTCGGGATCGTCAGCGGCGGTGGGAGCGGCCACGAGCCGACCCACGCCGGCTATCTCGGCAACGGGATGCTTGACGGCGCGGCGGCGGGGGAGGTGTTCACGTCGCCGACCGCCGACGAGATCAACGAGATGATTCAGGCCTGTGACGCCGGCGAGGGCGTTCTCTGCGTCGTCAAGAACTACGAAGGCGACGTGATGAACTTCGATACTGCCGCCGAGATGGCCGCAATGGAAGACGTCGACGTCGAGCAAGTCGTTGTCAACGACGACGTCGCCGTGGAGGACTCCACATACACGTCCGGTCGACGTGGCGTCTGTGGCACGATCTTCGTCCACAAGGTGGCGGGGGCGGCAGCGGAGCGCGGCGAGGACCTCGCCGAAGTACAGCGCGTCGCGGAAAAAGCCGTCGACAACGTTGGGACCATGGGGATGGCGCTCACCTCGTGTGTCACCCCGGAGAAGGGCGAGCCGACGTTCGATCTCGGTGACGACGAGATCGAACTCGGCATCGGTATCCACGGCGAACCCGGCGTCGAGCGCACCGACATGATGGACGCCGACGAGATCGCCACAGAGCTAACGACGGCGGTCCTCGAGGACGTCGAACCCGATGGGGAAGTCGCCACGATCGTCAACGGGATGGGCGGCACGCCGCTGTCGGAACTGTTCATCGTCAACAGGGCGGTACAGGACCACCTGGAAGACGAAAGCATAGAGACGTGGGGCACCTGGGTAGGGGAGTACATGACGTCGCTCGAGATGGCCGGCTGCTCGGTGACGGTCCTCGACCTCGACGATGAGCTCAAGGGTCTACTGAGCGACCCGGCGAATACGCCGGCGTTCACGGTGTGA
- the dhaL gene encoding dihydroxyacetone kinase subunit DhaL codes for MASRETECEAILEAVDRIAARIASEKKHLTDLDSAIGDADHGANLDRGFKAVVETLEQKEDADAQDLVKTVGTTLISEVGGASGPLYGGSCMHASQELEAGITAETTVAFAEAYLEKLQDRGGAEVGDKTMVDALTPAVHTYKKSIEVDDLPPLEALAKAVDAAERGVEYTVPLKASKGRASYLGWRSVGHQDPGATSTLLVLEELLATAEEYLDGDVDVDATSPTIPDEEPEEVEE; via the coding sequence ATGGCTTCTCGAGAGACGGAGTGTGAAGCGATTCTGGAAGCGGTCGATCGGATCGCCGCCCGGATAGCGTCGGAGAAAAAGCACCTGACCGATCTCGACTCGGCAATCGGCGACGCCGACCACGGGGCGAACCTCGACCGAGGGTTCAAAGCCGTCGTCGAAACGCTCGAGCAGAAGGAGGACGCCGACGCGCAGGACCTAGTGAAGACGGTGGGGACGACGCTTATTTCCGAGGTTGGAGGGGCGTCAGGACCGCTGTACGGCGGCTCCTGTATGCACGCGAGTCAGGAACTCGAAGCGGGGATCACCGCCGAAACGACCGTCGCGTTCGCCGAGGCCTACCTCGAGAAGCTACAGGACAGGGGCGGCGCCGAGGTCGGCGACAAGACGATGGTCGACGCGCTGACGCCGGCGGTTCACACCTACAAGAAGTCGATCGAAGTGGACGATCTCCCCCCACTGGAGGCGTTGGCGAAAGCCGTCGACGCGGCCGAACGGGGCGTCGAGTACACTGTCCCGCTCAAAGCGTCCAAGGGCCGCGCCTCCTATCTCGGCTGGCGATCCGTCGGTCACCAGGATCCCGGCGCGACGAGCACGCTGCTGGTTCTGGAGGAACTGCTCGCCACCGCCGAAGAGTACCTCGACGGCGACGTCGACGTCGACGCCACGTCGCCGACAATCCCCGACGAGGAGCCGGAGGAGGTGGAGGAGTAA
- the dhaM gene encoding dihydroxyacetone kinase phosphoryl donor subunit DhaM has product MIGLLVVSHSGNAAEGIRDIALEMGGDDARIEAVGGDPDGGIGTSVDDISAALERLADETDGVVVLVDLGSAVMNAEVAIESIDDVECVVVDAPVLEGTLNAAVEASSPNATLDSVERAAAEAVDLFE; this is encoded by the coding sequence ATGATCGGATTACTCGTCGTCTCTCACAGCGGGAACGCTGCGGAAGGGATCAGGGACATCGCCCTCGAGATGGGCGGCGACGACGCCCGGATCGAGGCCGTCGGCGGCGATCCCGACGGCGGTATCGGAACCTCGGTCGACGACATTAGCGCGGCGCTGGAGCGACTCGCCGACGAGACCGACGGCGTGGTCGTCCTCGTCGACCTCGGCAGCGCCGTCATGAACGCGGAGGTGGCTATCGAATCCATCGACGACGTCGAGTGCGTCGTGGTCGACGCGCCGGTTCTCGAGGGGACGCTCAACGCGGCCGTCGAGGCGTCGAGCCCGAACGCGACTCTCGACTCCGTCGAACGCGCCGCGGCCGAAGCGGTTGATCTCTTTGAGTAG
- the ptsH1 gene encoding phosphocarrier protein HPr — protein MERIVTVVPEAGLHARPASRFVQMANQYDSEITLEPVDDGKSVNARSMLAVTGLNVESGEDVRLVAEGEDAGAALDALAEVLSSPEAGDEETGE, from the coding sequence ATGGAGCGTATCGTAACAGTGGTCCCCGAGGCTGGCCTGCATGCCCGTCCAGCGTCCCGGTTCGTGCAGATGGCCAACCAGTACGACAGCGAGATCACGCTAGAACCGGTCGACGACGGGAAGTCCGTCAACGCACGGAGTATGCTCGCGGTCACGGGCCTGAACGTCGAGTCCGGGGAGGACGTCCGACTCGTCGCCGAGGGGGAAGACGCCGGGGCTGCGCTTGACGCGCTGGCCGAGGTCCTCTCGTCGCCCGAAGCCGGTGACGAGGAGACCGGTGAATGA
- a CDS encoding phosphoenolpyruvate-utilizing N-terminal domain-containing protein, which yields MTEFDGVGVTPRTGHGIARWHDRTIDLGEPPAPETVDPGDELAMFERARDVARAALERDRDRASERVGEAEAEIFDAHIQFLDDP from the coding sequence ATGACCGAATTCGATGGCGTCGGCGTCACGCCGCGCACCGGACACGGGATCGCCCGCTGGCACGACAGGACGATCGACTTGGGTGAGCCCCCGGCGCCCGAGACCGTCGATCCGGGCGACGAACTGGCGATGTTCGAGCGAGCGCGCGACGTGGCGCGGGCGGCCCTCGAACGCGACCGGGACCGCGCCAGCGAGCGCGTCGGCGAGGCCGAAGCCGAAATCTTCGACGCACACATCCAGTTCCTCGACGACCCCTAG
- a CDS encoding PEP-utilizing enzyme, which translates to MRETFDGFVDQFEGMDGRMAERADDLQDVRDRLLRLLVDESATEPSQTDGPDADERIVLLADRLAPSDTADLDPDRIAGLVTNAGGRTSHAAILARSLAIPATTCSSTARTVESWSIPTARRSRRQRSQAPRFARGRSRRPTGNMSRWPRTSAERAD; encoded by the coding sequence GTGCGGGAGACCTTCGACGGGTTCGTCGACCAGTTCGAAGGGATGGACGGGCGGATGGCCGAGCGCGCCGACGACCTGCAAGACGTCCGCGACAGGCTACTTCGCCTGCTGGTCGACGAGAGCGCCACGGAGCCGTCCCAGACCGATGGGCCGGACGCCGACGAGCGGATCGTCCTGCTGGCCGATCGACTGGCGCCCAGCGACACTGCCGATCTCGACCCGGACCGGATAGCGGGCCTCGTCACGAATGCCGGCGGGCGGACCTCTCACGCGGCCATCCTCGCGCGCTCGCTCGCTATCCCGGCGACCACGTGCTCGTCGACGGCGAGGACGGTCGAATCGTGGTCGATCCCGACGGCGAGGCGCTCGCGGCGACAGCGGAGTCAGGCCCCGAGATTCGCGAGGGGCCGGTCGAGACGACCGACGGGAAACATGTCGAGGTGGCCACGAACCTCGGCGGAACGGGCGGACTGA
- a CDS encoding putative PEP-binding protein, giving the protein MATNLGGTGGLTPAVESGADGVGLFRTEFLFLESGGAPYRGRAVRRRDRRPRRVCRRPGRLRTLDIGGDKPVPYLELPEASNPVLGERGIRLSLDRHRHLFETQLRALLRAAASEHGDGLAVMFPLVSTIPELEGALKAVDNVAADLADEGVEHARPELGVMIETPAAVLCADQVAERVEFLSIGTNDLTQYVMAVDRESEALADLNDPLHPPVLRAIRRTVEAGRAEDAWVGMCGEMAGDPDLTELLVGLDLDELSMSAVTVPAVKRRIEETITDDAEDLAERALEAETRDEVRSLL; this is encoded by the coding sequence GTGGCCACGAACCTCGGCGGAACGGGCGGACTGACGCCGGCGGTCGAGAGCGGCGCCGACGGCGTCGGCCTGTTCCGCACGGAGTTCCTGTTTCTCGAATCGGGAGGCGCCCCCTACCGAGGACGAGCAGTACGACGCCGTGACCGACGTCCTCGACGCGTTTGCCGGCGACCGGGTCGTCTCCGAACGCTCGACATCGGCGGGGACAAGCCGGTCCCGTACTTGGAGCTGCCGGAGGCGTCCAACCCGGTCCTCGGCGAACGGGGAATCCGACTCTCGCTCGACCGGCATCGCCATCTCTTCGAGACCCAGCTCCGCGCACTCTTGCGCGCCGCGGCGTCCGAGCACGGCGACGGCCTGGCGGTGATGTTTCCACTGGTTTCGACGATCCCCGAACTCGAGGGGGCGCTAAAGGCGGTTGACAACGTCGCCGCAGACCTGGCCGACGAGGGGGTCGAGCACGCCAGGCCGGAACTGGGCGTCATGATCGAGACGCCTGCGGCCGTCCTGTGTGCGGATCAGGTCGCGGAGCGCGTCGAATTCCTCAGCATCGGTACGAACGACCTGACGCAGTACGTCATGGCCGTGGACCGTGAGAGCGAGGCGCTCGCCGACCTCAACGACCCGCTGCACCCGCCAGTTCTCCGGGCGATCCGCCGGACGGTAGAGGCGGGGCGCGCCGAGGATGCCTGGGTCGGGATGTGCGGCGAAATGGCCGGCGACCCGGACCTGACGGAGTTGCTCGTCGGCCTCGACCTCGACGAACTGAGCATGAGCGCGGTGACCGTCCCCGCTGTGAAGCGTCGGATCGAGGAAACCATCACCGACGACGCCGAGGATCTGGCCGAGCGAGCCCTCGAAGCCGAGACCCGCGACGAGGTTCGGTCGCTGCTTTGA